In Mytilus trossulus isolate FHL-02 chromosome 14, PNRI_Mtr1.1.1.hap1, whole genome shotgun sequence, a genomic segment contains:
- the LOC134696399 gene encoding septin-11-like, with product MDQEEYFHADLPPDLFEPKAAPMRTLNLNGHVGFDSLPDQLVNKSISGGFCFNILCLGETGIGKSTMMDTLFNTHFDSTPSTHDLPGVKLKASTYDKNPSTNQTDENKIKSHACELQESNVRLKLTICDSVGFGDQINKEDSWKPLVDYIDSQFEVYLQEELKIKRSLHNFHDTRIHACLYFIAPTGHSLKALDLVTMKKLDSKVNIIPVIAKADTITKAELQKFKAKIMTELMSNGVQIYQFPTDDETVADTNKVMNSHLPFAVVGSSDEIKLGNKMVKARQYPWGTVQVENENHCDFVKLREMLIRTNMEDLRESTHKTHYELYRRNKLQDMGFSESESQSLSETYELKRQQHLTELSRKEEEMRQAFVIRVKEKEAHLKDTEKELHDRFDALKKKHAEEKKKLEDSRKRLEDEVNAFNDRKVAYQQHSSTLGKKGKR from the exons ATGGATCAAGAGGAGTATTTTCATGCTGACTTACCTCCAGATTTATTTGAg CCTAAGGCAGCCCCTATGAGGACACTCAATCTGAACGGTCATGTTGGTTTTGACAGCCTCCCAGACCAATTGGTCAACAAGTCAATTAGTGGAGGTTTCTGTTTTAATATCCTATGTCTTG GAGAGACAGGTATTGGAAAGTCCACCATGATGGATACTCTCTTTAATACTCACTTCGACTCTACACCTAGTACACATGATTTACCTGGTGTAAAACTGAAGGCCAGCACATACGATAAGAATCCAAGTACAAATCaaacagatgaaaataaaatcaaatcacaTGCATGTG AATTACAAGAAAGCAATGTGAGACTGAAGTTGACCATCTGTGACAGTGTTGGTTTTGGGGACCAAATAAACAAAGAAGAcag CTGGAAGCCATTAGTTGATTACATAGACAGCCAGTTTGAAGTATATCTACAGGAGGAGCTTAAGATCAAAAGATCTCTTCATAACTTCCATGACACTCGTATCCATGCCTGTCTCTACTTTATTGCACCAACAGGTCACTC ACTGAAAGCATTGGATCTTGTAACAATGAAGAAATTAGACAGTAAAGTGAACATTATCCCAGTGATAGCTAAGGCTGATACCATCACTAAAGCTGAACTACAGAAGTTTAAAGCTAAGATCATGACAGAACTGATGTCTAATGGAGTACAGATATACCAGTTCCCTACTGATGATGAAACTGTAGCTGATACTAACAAAGTTATGAAT TCTCATTTACCCTTTGCTGTAGTAGGCAGTAGTGATGAAATAAAACTTGGAAACAAGATGGTTAAAGCTAGACAGTATCCATGGGGAACAGTACAAG ttgaaaatgaaaatcattGTGATTTTGTCAAACTGAGAGAAATGTTGATCAGAACAAATATGGAGGACCTAAGAGAGAGCACCCATAAAACTCATTATGAACTGTACAGAAGGAACAAACTACAGGATATGGGTTTCTCAGAATCAGAATCTCAAAG TCTGTCTGAAACATATGAACTGAAAAGACAACAACACTTAACTGAACTGAGCAGGAAAGAAGAAGAGATGAGACAAGCTTTCGTTATCAGAGTGAAAGAAAAGGAAGCTCACCTAAAAGACACAGAAAAGGAG ctgCACGACAGGTTTGATGCATTGAAGAAGAAACATGCAgaagaaaagaagaaattagAGGACAGTAGGAAGAGATTAGAGGATGAAGTAAATGCTTTCAATGACAGAAAGGTGGCCTACCAACAGCACTCATCTACCCTGGGCAAGAAAGGAAAACGATAA
- the LOC134696398 gene encoding septin-11-like isoform X1 translates to MSAPEVPLKIDENEESVDNISVSSTSDTGEKLSLNEVAPSGEPKAAPLRTLNLNGHVGFDSLPDQLVNKSISGGFCFNILCLGETGIGKSTMMDTLFNTHFDSTPSTHDLPGVKLKASTYELQESNVRLKLTICDSVGFGDQINKEDSWKPLVDYIDSQFEVYLQEELKIKRSLHNFHDTRIHACLYFIAPTGHSLKALDLVTMKKLDSKVNIIPVIAKADTITKAELQKFKAKIMTELMSNGVQIYQFPTDDETVADTNKVMNSHLPFAVVGSSDEIKLGNKMVKARQYPWGTVQVENENHCDFVKLREMLIRTNMEDLRESTHKTHYELYRRNKLQDMGFSESESQSLSETYELKRQQHLTELSRKEEEMRQAFVIRVKEKEAHLKDTEKELHDRFDALKKKHAEEKKKLEDSRKRLEDEVNAFNDRKVAYQQHSSTLGKKGKR, encoded by the exons CCTAAGGCAGCCCCTCTGAGGACACTGAATCTGAATGGCCATGTTGGTTTTGACAGCCTCCCAGACCAATTGGTCAATAAGTCAATCAGTGGAGGTTTCTGTTTTAATATCCTATGTCTTG GAGAGACAGGTATTGGAAAGTCCACCATGATGGATACTTTATTTAATACTCATTTCGACTCTACTCCCAGTACACATGATTTACCTGGTGTAAAACTGAAGGCCAGTACATACG AATTACAAGAAAGCAATGTGAGACTGAAGTTGACCATCTGTGACAGTGTTGGTTTTGGGGACCAAATAAACAAAGAAGAcag CTGGAAGCCATTAGTTGATTACATAGACAGCCAGTTTGAAGTATATCTACAGGAGGAGCTAAAGATCAAAAGATCTCTTCATAACTTCCATGACACTCGTATCCATGCCTGTCTCTACTTTATTGCACCAACAGGTCACTC ACTGAAGGCATTGGATCTTGTAACAATGAAGAAATTAGACAGTAAAGTGAACATTATCCCAGTGATAGCTAAGGCTGATACCATTACTAAAGCTGAACTACAGAAGTTTAAAGCTAAGATCATGACAGAACTTATGTCTAATGGTGTACAGATATACCAGTTCCCTACTGATGATGAAACTGTAGCTGATACTAACAAAGTTATGAAT TCCCATTTACCCTTTGCTGTAGTAGGCAGTAGTGATGAAATAAAACTTGGAAACAAGATGGTGAAAGCTAGACAGTACCCATGGGGAACAGTACAAG ttgaaaatgaaaatcattGTGATTTTGTCAAACTGAGAGAAATGCTGATCAGAACAAATATGGAGGACCTAAGAGAGAGCACCCATAAAACTCATTATGAATTGTACAGAAGGAACAAACTACAGGATATGGGTTTCTCAGAATCAGAATCTCAAAG TCTGTCTGAGACATATGAACTGAAAAGACAACAACACTTAACTGAACTGAGCAGGAAAGAAGAAGAGATGAGACAAGCTTTCGTTATCAGAGTGAAAGAAAAGGAAGCTCATCTTAAAGATACAGAAAAAGAG CTGCACGACAGGTTTGATGCATTGAAGAAGAAACATGCAgaagaaaagaagaaattagAGGACAGTAGGAAGAGATTAGAGGATGAAGTTAATGCTTTCAATGACAGAAAGGTGGCCTACCAACAGCACTCATCTACCCTGGGCAAAAAAGGAAAACGATAA
- the LOC134696398 gene encoding septin-11-like isoform X3: MSAPEVPLKSVFDQNETPPEVTFMHYKPKAAPLRTLNLNGHVGFDSLPDQLVNKSISGGFCFNILCLGETGIGKSTMMDTLFNTHFDSTPSTHDLPGVKLKASTYELQESNVRLKLTICDSVGFGDQINKEDSWKPLVDYIDSQFEVYLQEELKIKRSLHNFHDTRIHACLYFIAPTGHSLKALDLVTMKKLDSKVNIIPVIAKADTITKAELQKFKAKIMTELMSNGVQIYQFPTDDETVADTNKVMNSHLPFAVVGSSDEIKLGNKMVKARQYPWGTVQVENENHCDFVKLREMLIRTNMEDLRESTHKTHYELYRRNKLQDMGFSESESQSLSETYELKRQQHLTELSRKEEEMRQAFVIRVKEKEAHLKDTEKELHDRFDALKKKHAEEKKKLEDSRKRLEDEVNAFNDRKVAYQQHSSTLGKKGKR; this comes from the exons CCTAAGGCAGCCCCTCTGAGGACACTGAATCTGAATGGCCATGTTGGTTTTGACAGCCTCCCAGACCAATTGGTCAATAAGTCAATCAGTGGAGGTTTCTGTTTTAATATCCTATGTCTTG GAGAGACAGGTATTGGAAAGTCCACCATGATGGATACTTTATTTAATACTCATTTCGACTCTACTCCCAGTACACATGATTTACCTGGTGTAAAACTGAAGGCCAGTACATACG AATTACAAGAAAGCAATGTGAGACTGAAGTTGACCATCTGTGACAGTGTTGGTTTTGGGGACCAAATAAACAAAGAAGAcag CTGGAAGCCATTAGTTGATTACATAGACAGCCAGTTTGAAGTATATCTACAGGAGGAGCTAAAGATCAAAAGATCTCTTCATAACTTCCATGACACTCGTATCCATGCCTGTCTCTACTTTATTGCACCAACAGGTCACTC ACTGAAGGCATTGGATCTTGTAACAATGAAGAAATTAGACAGTAAAGTGAACATTATCCCAGTGATAGCTAAGGCTGATACCATTACTAAAGCTGAACTACAGAAGTTTAAAGCTAAGATCATGACAGAACTTATGTCTAATGGTGTACAGATATACCAGTTCCCTACTGATGATGAAACTGTAGCTGATACTAACAAAGTTATGAAT TCCCATTTACCCTTTGCTGTAGTAGGCAGTAGTGATGAAATAAAACTTGGAAACAAGATGGTGAAAGCTAGACAGTACCCATGGGGAACAGTACAAG ttgaaaatgaaaatcattGTGATTTTGTCAAACTGAGAGAAATGCTGATCAGAACAAATATGGAGGACCTAAGAGAGAGCACCCATAAAACTCATTATGAATTGTACAGAAGGAACAAACTACAGGATATGGGTTTCTCAGAATCAGAATCTCAAAG TCTGTCTGAGACATATGAACTGAAAAGACAACAACACTTAACTGAACTGAGCAGGAAAGAAGAAGAGATGAGACAAGCTTTCGTTATCAGAGTGAAAGAAAAGGAAGCTCATCTTAAAGATACAGAAAAAGAG CTGCACGACAGGTTTGATGCATTGAAGAAGAAACATGCAgaagaaaagaagaaattagAGGACAGTAGGAAGAGATTAGAGGATGAAGTTAATGCTTTCAATGACAGAAAGGTGGCCTACCAACAGCACTCATCTACCCTGGGCAAAAAAGGAAAACGATAA
- the LOC134696398 gene encoding septin-11-like isoform X2, whose translation MSAPEVPLKGQGEAGRISQYINIKACKTGWIKPKAAPLRTLNLNGHVGFDSLPDQLVNKSISGGFCFNILCLGETGIGKSTMMDTLFNTHFDSTPSTHDLPGVKLKASTYELQESNVRLKLTICDSVGFGDQINKEDSWKPLVDYIDSQFEVYLQEELKIKRSLHNFHDTRIHACLYFIAPTGHSLKALDLVTMKKLDSKVNIIPVIAKADTITKAELQKFKAKIMTELMSNGVQIYQFPTDDETVADTNKVMNSHLPFAVVGSSDEIKLGNKMVKARQYPWGTVQVENENHCDFVKLREMLIRTNMEDLRESTHKTHYELYRRNKLQDMGFSESESQSLSETYELKRQQHLTELSRKEEEMRQAFVIRVKEKEAHLKDTEKELHDRFDALKKKHAEEKKKLEDSRKRLEDEVNAFNDRKVAYQQHSSTLGKKGKR comes from the exons CCTAAGGCAGCCCCTCTGAGGACACTGAATCTGAATGGCCATGTTGGTTTTGACAGCCTCCCAGACCAATTGGTCAATAAGTCAATCAGTGGAGGTTTCTGTTTTAATATCCTATGTCTTG GAGAGACAGGTATTGGAAAGTCCACCATGATGGATACTTTATTTAATACTCATTTCGACTCTACTCCCAGTACACATGATTTACCTGGTGTAAAACTGAAGGCCAGTACATACG AATTACAAGAAAGCAATGTGAGACTGAAGTTGACCATCTGTGACAGTGTTGGTTTTGGGGACCAAATAAACAAAGAAGAcag CTGGAAGCCATTAGTTGATTACATAGACAGCCAGTTTGAAGTATATCTACAGGAGGAGCTAAAGATCAAAAGATCTCTTCATAACTTCCATGACACTCGTATCCATGCCTGTCTCTACTTTATTGCACCAACAGGTCACTC ACTGAAGGCATTGGATCTTGTAACAATGAAGAAATTAGACAGTAAAGTGAACATTATCCCAGTGATAGCTAAGGCTGATACCATTACTAAAGCTGAACTACAGAAGTTTAAAGCTAAGATCATGACAGAACTTATGTCTAATGGTGTACAGATATACCAGTTCCCTACTGATGATGAAACTGTAGCTGATACTAACAAAGTTATGAAT TCCCATTTACCCTTTGCTGTAGTAGGCAGTAGTGATGAAATAAAACTTGGAAACAAGATGGTGAAAGCTAGACAGTACCCATGGGGAACAGTACAAG ttgaaaatgaaaatcattGTGATTTTGTCAAACTGAGAGAAATGCTGATCAGAACAAATATGGAGGACCTAAGAGAGAGCACCCATAAAACTCATTATGAATTGTACAGAAGGAACAAACTACAGGATATGGGTTTCTCAGAATCAGAATCTCAAAG TCTGTCTGAGACATATGAACTGAAAAGACAACAACACTTAACTGAACTGAGCAGGAAAGAAGAAGAGATGAGACAAGCTTTCGTTATCAGAGTGAAAGAAAAGGAAGCTCATCTTAAAGATACAGAAAAAGAG CTGCACGACAGGTTTGATGCATTGAAGAAGAAACATGCAgaagaaaagaagaaattagAGGACAGTAGGAAGAGATTAGAGGATGAAGTTAATGCTTTCAATGACAGAAAGGTGGCCTACCAACAGCACTCATCTACCCTGGGCAAAAAAGGAAAACGATAA
- the LOC134696398 gene encoding septin-11-like isoform X4, whose product MSAPEVPLKGQGEAGRISQYINIKPKAAPLRTLNLNGHVGFDSLPDQLVNKSISGGFCFNILCLGETGIGKSTMMDTLFNTHFDSTPSTHDLPGVKLKASTYELQESNVRLKLTICDSVGFGDQINKEDSWKPLVDYIDSQFEVYLQEELKIKRSLHNFHDTRIHACLYFIAPTGHSLKALDLVTMKKLDSKVNIIPVIAKADTITKAELQKFKAKIMTELMSNGVQIYQFPTDDETVADTNKVMNSHLPFAVVGSSDEIKLGNKMVKARQYPWGTVQVENENHCDFVKLREMLIRTNMEDLRESTHKTHYELYRRNKLQDMGFSESESQSLSETYELKRQQHLTELSRKEEEMRQAFVIRVKEKEAHLKDTEKELHDRFDALKKKHAEEKKKLEDSRKRLEDEVNAFNDRKVAYQQHSSTLGKKGKR is encoded by the exons CCTAAGGCAGCCCCTCTGAGGACACTGAATCTGAATGGCCATGTTGGTTTTGACAGCCTCCCAGACCAATTGGTCAATAAGTCAATCAGTGGAGGTTTCTGTTTTAATATCCTATGTCTTG GAGAGACAGGTATTGGAAAGTCCACCATGATGGATACTTTATTTAATACTCATTTCGACTCTACTCCCAGTACACATGATTTACCTGGTGTAAAACTGAAGGCCAGTACATACG AATTACAAGAAAGCAATGTGAGACTGAAGTTGACCATCTGTGACAGTGTTGGTTTTGGGGACCAAATAAACAAAGAAGAcag CTGGAAGCCATTAGTTGATTACATAGACAGCCAGTTTGAAGTATATCTACAGGAGGAGCTAAAGATCAAAAGATCTCTTCATAACTTCCATGACACTCGTATCCATGCCTGTCTCTACTTTATTGCACCAACAGGTCACTC ACTGAAGGCATTGGATCTTGTAACAATGAAGAAATTAGACAGTAAAGTGAACATTATCCCAGTGATAGCTAAGGCTGATACCATTACTAAAGCTGAACTACAGAAGTTTAAAGCTAAGATCATGACAGAACTTATGTCTAATGGTGTACAGATATACCAGTTCCCTACTGATGATGAAACTGTAGCTGATACTAACAAAGTTATGAAT TCCCATTTACCCTTTGCTGTAGTAGGCAGTAGTGATGAAATAAAACTTGGAAACAAGATGGTGAAAGCTAGACAGTACCCATGGGGAACAGTACAAG ttgaaaatgaaaatcattGTGATTTTGTCAAACTGAGAGAAATGCTGATCAGAACAAATATGGAGGACCTAAGAGAGAGCACCCATAAAACTCATTATGAATTGTACAGAAGGAACAAACTACAGGATATGGGTTTCTCAGAATCAGAATCTCAAAG TCTGTCTGAGACATATGAACTGAAAAGACAACAACACTTAACTGAACTGAGCAGGAAAGAAGAAGAGATGAGACAAGCTTTCGTTATCAGAGTGAAAGAAAAGGAAGCTCATCTTAAAGATACAGAAAAAGAG CTGCACGACAGGTTTGATGCATTGAAGAAGAAACATGCAgaagaaaagaagaaattagAGGACAGTAGGAAGAGATTAGAGGATGAAGTTAATGCTTTCAATGACAGAAAGGTGGCCTACCAACAGCACTCATCTACCCTGGGCAAAAAAGGAAAACGATAA
- the LOC134696398 gene encoding septin-11-like isoform X5: protein MDQEEYFHADLPPDLFEPKAAPLRTLNLNGHVGFDSLPDQLVNKSISGGFCFNILCLGETGIGKSTMMDTLFNTHFDSTPSTHDLPGVKLKASTYELQESNVRLKLTICDSVGFGDQINKEDSWKPLVDYIDSQFEVYLQEELKIKRSLHNFHDTRIHACLYFIAPTGHSLKALDLVTMKKLDSKVNIIPVIAKADTITKAELQKFKAKIMTELMSNGVQIYQFPTDDETVADTNKVMNSHLPFAVVGSSDEIKLGNKMVKARQYPWGTVQVENENHCDFVKLREMLIRTNMEDLRESTHKTHYELYRRNKLQDMGFSESESQSLSETYELKRQQHLTELSRKEEEMRQAFVIRVKEKEAHLKDTEKELHDRFDALKKKHAEEKKKLEDSRKRLEDEVNAFNDRKVAYQQHSSTLGKKGKR, encoded by the exons ATGGATCAAGAGGAGTATTTTCATGCTGACTTACCTCCAGATTTATTTGAg CCTAAGGCAGCCCCTCTGAGGACACTGAATCTGAATGGCCATGTTGGTTTTGACAGCCTCCCAGACCAATTGGTCAATAAGTCAATCAGTGGAGGTTTCTGTTTTAATATCCTATGTCTTG GAGAGACAGGTATTGGAAAGTCCACCATGATGGATACTTTATTTAATACTCATTTCGACTCTACTCCCAGTACACATGATTTACCTGGTGTAAAACTGAAGGCCAGTACATACG AATTACAAGAAAGCAATGTGAGACTGAAGTTGACCATCTGTGACAGTGTTGGTTTTGGGGACCAAATAAACAAAGAAGAcag CTGGAAGCCATTAGTTGATTACATAGACAGCCAGTTTGAAGTATATCTACAGGAGGAGCTAAAGATCAAAAGATCTCTTCATAACTTCCATGACACTCGTATCCATGCCTGTCTCTACTTTATTGCACCAACAGGTCACTC ACTGAAGGCATTGGATCTTGTAACAATGAAGAAATTAGACAGTAAAGTGAACATTATCCCAGTGATAGCTAAGGCTGATACCATTACTAAAGCTGAACTACAGAAGTTTAAAGCTAAGATCATGACAGAACTTATGTCTAATGGTGTACAGATATACCAGTTCCCTACTGATGATGAAACTGTAGCTGATACTAACAAAGTTATGAAT TCCCATTTACCCTTTGCTGTAGTAGGCAGTAGTGATGAAATAAAACTTGGAAACAAGATGGTGAAAGCTAGACAGTACCCATGGGGAACAGTACAAG ttgaaaatgaaaatcattGTGATTTTGTCAAACTGAGAGAAATGCTGATCAGAACAAATATGGAGGACCTAAGAGAGAGCACCCATAAAACTCATTATGAATTGTACAGAAGGAACAAACTACAGGATATGGGTTTCTCAGAATCAGAATCTCAAAG TCTGTCTGAGACATATGAACTGAAAAGACAACAACACTTAACTGAACTGAGCAGGAAAGAAGAAGAGATGAGACAAGCTTTCGTTATCAGAGTGAAAGAAAAGGAAGCTCATCTTAAAGATACAGAAAAAGAG CTGCACGACAGGTTTGATGCATTGAAGAAGAAACATGCAgaagaaaagaagaaattagAGGACAGTAGGAAGAGATTAGAGGATGAAGTTAATGCTTTCAATGACAGAAAGGTGGCCTACCAACAGCACTCATCTACCCTGGGCAAAAAAGGAAAACGATAA
- the LOC134696398 gene encoding septin-11-like isoform X6: MSAPEVPLKPKAAPLRTLNLNGHVGFDSLPDQLVNKSISGGFCFNILCLGETGIGKSTMMDTLFNTHFDSTPSTHDLPGVKLKASTYELQESNVRLKLTICDSVGFGDQINKEDSWKPLVDYIDSQFEVYLQEELKIKRSLHNFHDTRIHACLYFIAPTGHSLKALDLVTMKKLDSKVNIIPVIAKADTITKAELQKFKAKIMTELMSNGVQIYQFPTDDETVADTNKVMNSHLPFAVVGSSDEIKLGNKMVKARQYPWGTVQVENENHCDFVKLREMLIRTNMEDLRESTHKTHYELYRRNKLQDMGFSESESQSLSETYELKRQQHLTELSRKEEEMRQAFVIRVKEKEAHLKDTEKELHDRFDALKKKHAEEKKKLEDSRKRLEDEVNAFNDRKVAYQQHSSTLGKKGKR; encoded by the exons CCTAAGGCAGCCCCTCTGAGGACACTGAATCTGAATGGCCATGTTGGTTTTGACAGCCTCCCAGACCAATTGGTCAATAAGTCAATCAGTGGAGGTTTCTGTTTTAATATCCTATGTCTTG GAGAGACAGGTATTGGAAAGTCCACCATGATGGATACTTTATTTAATACTCATTTCGACTCTACTCCCAGTACACATGATTTACCTGGTGTAAAACTGAAGGCCAGTACATACG AATTACAAGAAAGCAATGTGAGACTGAAGTTGACCATCTGTGACAGTGTTGGTTTTGGGGACCAAATAAACAAAGAAGAcag CTGGAAGCCATTAGTTGATTACATAGACAGCCAGTTTGAAGTATATCTACAGGAGGAGCTAAAGATCAAAAGATCTCTTCATAACTTCCATGACACTCGTATCCATGCCTGTCTCTACTTTATTGCACCAACAGGTCACTC ACTGAAGGCATTGGATCTTGTAACAATGAAGAAATTAGACAGTAAAGTGAACATTATCCCAGTGATAGCTAAGGCTGATACCATTACTAAAGCTGAACTACAGAAGTTTAAAGCTAAGATCATGACAGAACTTATGTCTAATGGTGTACAGATATACCAGTTCCCTACTGATGATGAAACTGTAGCTGATACTAACAAAGTTATGAAT TCCCATTTACCCTTTGCTGTAGTAGGCAGTAGTGATGAAATAAAACTTGGAAACAAGATGGTGAAAGCTAGACAGTACCCATGGGGAACAGTACAAG ttgaaaatgaaaatcattGTGATTTTGTCAAACTGAGAGAAATGCTGATCAGAACAAATATGGAGGACCTAAGAGAGAGCACCCATAAAACTCATTATGAATTGTACAGAAGGAACAAACTACAGGATATGGGTTTCTCAGAATCAGAATCTCAAAG TCTGTCTGAGACATATGAACTGAAAAGACAACAACACTTAACTGAACTGAGCAGGAAAGAAGAAGAGATGAGACAAGCTTTCGTTATCAGAGTGAAAGAAAAGGAAGCTCATCTTAAAGATACAGAAAAAGAG CTGCACGACAGGTTTGATGCATTGAAGAAGAAACATGCAgaagaaaagaagaaattagAGGACAGTAGGAAGAGATTAGAGGATGAAGTTAATGCTTTCAATGACAGAAAGGTGGCCTACCAACAGCACTCATCTACCCTGGGCAAAAAAGGAAAACGATAA